The Priestia megaterium NBRC 15308 = ATCC 14581 region AAGGTTATTTAACAATGGATGCTCTTGCAGCTTTTGTTTTTGGAATTATTATTATTAATGCTATTAAAGAAAAAGGCGCAAAAACAAAAAAACACATTATGACTATTTGTGCAAAAGCCACAGGAATTGCTGCTATTATCCTAATAACCATTTATACGGCTCTTTCTTACATGGGTGCTTCAAGTGTAGAAAAACTTGGACACTTAGATAACGGAGGTACTGTTTTGGTAAAAGTCTCGAATTATTATTTTGGAGCTTACGGTGGAATATTATTAGGATTAATGATTACGGTAGCTTGTTTAACAACTAGTGTAGGACTTGTTGCTTCTTGTTCTTCATTCTTTCATAAACTATTTCCAAAGGTACCTTATAAAATACTTGCTATTAGTCTATGTGGTTTTAGTGCAATCGTTGCTAACATCGGGTTAACGCAGTTAATTGCTATTTCTATACCTCTATTAACAGCTATTTATCCATTAGCTATTGTATTGATATTCTTAACTTTTTTTCATCCTTTATTTAAAGGAAAAACTGAAGTTTATCAAGGGAGCTTACTTTTGACATTTATTATTAGTCTATTTGATGGATTAAATACGGGCGGTATTCACATTTCATCTATTAATAGTTTCTTTATTAGAGTTCTTCCTATGTACAAAGTAGGACTAGGGTGGATTGGTCCAGCTATTATTGGGGGATTAATAGGTTTTAGCATAGTACAAGTAAAAATCCTTCTTAATTACAGTTCATCTAGACTGAATAAATAATAAATATTCTAATGCAAAGGTTACATCCATTTGAAAATAGGAGAAAATCATCAAAAGGGAGCTTTGTTCTTATTGAGCACAGCTCCCTTTTTGACGAGTTTCTTCTGTCTTGAATGGGGTTCATTTTGTCTTAGAGCAAATCTCAGCATCTAGTTTATTAGATAACTTTTTAAATCATCAAATGAGTGCTTATGTTTGAACATTTTATAAAGACTGTGATATGTTCTACATATACATACTATATATGCAATAAGAAATGAGGTATTTACATATGAAAAAAGCTGAATTAATCGATGCAGTTGCAACAAAATCAGAACTAACGAAACAAGATACTAAAAAAGCTGTAGATGCATTGTTTGAAACGATTTCTAATACACTTGCTAATGAAGAAAAAATTCAATTGATTGGATTCGGCACATTTGAAGTACGTGAACGTGCAGCTCGTACCGGACGTAATCCCCAAACTGGTGAAGAAATGACGATTCCAGCTTCCAAAGTTCCTGCGTTTAAACCCGGAAAAGAATTAAAAGAAGCTCTTAAATAAGTATAGGGTGAATACTTTTCAGAAAGCCTCAAGGTTATTCCTTGGAGCTTTCTTTCATTTTTGACATCAAAATAAGCAAAGTTAAACTTGAAAGCTTACTTCGTTGATCCTGACGCTCCATAATCTTTAATCATTAATTTCACATCATAGTTAATTGGAACTTCACTAAATGTTTGATCCCAATTGGCTTTAACCCTCATCCATACTCTGGGCCTCTTAATTCTCAATTGATTTCCGAACCCGGCCACATCGACTTTATATTCTTTTTGCATTTTTTCTACCGTGTTTTTTACAAGATGCTCCACTTTTTTTTCTGAGTTTTTTTGCACCTTCTGTAAAAATTGATTTTTTAAAGGATTTCCTGAGACCACCCAATTTTCAGATAGCCTCCCCTCGGCTTCAATATGCACATTGAAGGAAATGCTATTTCCTTTAACATGAGGTTCAATATGGCTTTTCATAGATTCTATTTCGTATACAATCAGCTGACCAGTCTTTTCATTAAAGCTTTTCACTAGACCGCCTTTCCCTTTTCCTGTGATCCAAGTCAGACCATCTAGTTCTTCTTCATTCAAAAAACCAATCATTTTGTTTGTTTTCCCTTTAATTATGGCAGCACCCGCAAATTTGATTTCTCCATTTGCTGATACTATATTTTGCAACAGAAAACTAGACCGTGATTGGATCTTGCTCTCCAGTTTAATAAGCGGCATAGGAGGTAAAATTCTCGTTGTTCGATAGGGGTTTTCTACCATTGCAGACAAACGAAATGCTGGGATCTCTCCTGCTGTTTTTGATTCGAGTGTGTCGCTTGCTCTTCCTTTACTAATAAACATCAGACAACTTGGTCTAAAATCATTGTCCCGAAGACTTTGATCCACTAATTGTTCCAAACTATACGATCGTGCAAGGGCCTCACCGATAACCATCACTTTCATATGGGGACTAGTTAAGGAGTATCACTTCTTAAAGATAATTCACGAAGCATTTGAAAAGCAGAATCTCCTGTTTCAGACACATTCACATAAGATTTCTGTTGAGGACCTCCTTGTTTAGTGGTTGAACTTGCCACTTGTGGGGTGATAAGTTGATAGGTTGACGTAATCAGGTTCTTTCTCGCATATCCCCCTCCTTGTTCCTCAAATTCTTTTTCAATCATGGACTCCTTCCCCTTATCGAGCGCCACACCTACCCCTAAACTTCTTTCTTCAATTTCATGACTACTCCAGCAGCCCGTCAGAGGAACGAGCAAAAAAACAGAGAGAAAAACCAATAAGAACTGTACGTGATTAAAGGTTTGTTTCATACTTTCTCCCCTTTACTTTTGAAATAATGAGAAGCAGCAGCGGCAAAAAGCCAAATAAAACTAAGGCAGCGTTGCCAACCATATCCCCTACTTTAAATACATCATTGATGTTTTTGGGGATCATGGAAATAAGATAAATAACGGGAAGCACGCCATACATAAATGGATGAATGTTCTTTTGGAAAAGTTGAGATAGTCCTAATGAAGCAGCGTAATGGTTAACAGTAAAAGAAGTAAACATTTGCATAATCCATACCACCAGCAACAGAGAATCAAAGCGTTCAAATATTAACCCAGTTAATTCATAACTTCTTATTAAATCAAGCGTAGGCCACGTTCTCGTAACCACTCCATCTACTGAGAACGCTCCGATAACCATCACGACGGTAATAACATAAAGAAGTAAAGGAATCGCAGTACCAATCAGTACAGCTTTTACTGCTTTGTTTGGTTCTTTCATGAATGCCAATATTAAAAGCATGATTTCAGGACCCGTGAATGCAAGAGCAGTTGTTTTTATGCCTTTTAGCACCGGTGTGATACCTGAACCTAGTACCGGGCGCAGATTGTCTACTTCAAATATTTTGATACTCATAAAGGCAACAAGTAAAAAAAGAATAACCGTAATAGGTAATATAATCTCAAATAGACGAGCGATTGGATTTATCCCCCCTCTGATTAGGTAGAGACTTGCCCACATAAAGGGCATAATAATAGCCCATTTAGGGGTTCCTTCCAACAATAGATATCCTGTTACTTCTGCCAATGAACGGGCATGAAACCCACCAAGTACTAAAAAATAACCTATTATGAAGAAACTAAATAACTTGCCCATCCATTTCCCTACAATTTCTTGGCTGTATTGATAAAAGGTTTTTTCAGGGAAGCGTTGACTTAATTTCACCATAATTACTCCTGCTATCATGGCAATTATTCCGCCTAAAATAACACTTAACCAAACATCTGGTGTTTTTACTTGTTCCGCAACTGTCCGGGGCAAGGTAAGAATTCCTGTTCCAAGTATAAAATTGATAACAACTACAGTTGCTTGAGGTGTCGTAATACGATCGTTTGAATTGATCATTACCCACAGTTCACTTCCTTTCATCATAAGCTACCCTTTTCGTAAGGCTGTTTCAATTAGGATTCTGCTGAAAAATCAGCCATCAATGATGACAAAATATGTTTATCAATAAGATCTTTATCTGATGGCCCTTCAACGAAGACAATACATGCTCGAATGCCGGTACGTCCTATAATAAACTCCCTAAAATGAACTTCAGAGTTATGACCAATTTCTTTTCTAACTTCCTTTACATTTGAATTGAAATCACGTGTAAATGGATTAGCTGAATTTTTAGATACAGATTCCTGTTTGTTTTCATTTTCACCACTCTTCCTCTGAAGTACGAGTCCAATTAAACAATCTGCAGATTATATATAGGATGAAAAATGCCATTAACGCTTGCATAAAAACTTGCCACTCTGGAAGATAGGAAACCATTGATTTCTCCATACTAATCACCCTATTTATCTTTATATTAAGGAGGATCTAGACACAAACACCCTTAAAATATCGTTATTTACTCCATGGGAAATTCTTTTATTTACCAGGTAGTATTATTCTTCAGTTTATTTCTTATACAAAGGGAACTTAATCCGATTTGAATATAGGAGAAATTTATGAAAAGAAGCCTTTGCTCTTGTTGAGCAAAGGCTTCTTTTGACGAGTTTCTTCTATATTATATTGTTTTTATTAAGATACAGATTTTAATTTCTTTGTTAAACGTAAAAAAGTTTCTTTATCTTTATTCTTTAAGGAATGATCAATTTCCTCGAGGATTTTACTTCTTTTAAAGTCATTCATCATTTGATCCAAAAACAATTCAGCCAACATTTCATCACGTAAATTTGGATTAACCCGATCCATTCCGTTAAGTGCATTATTTCCCATAAAACGTCAACCCCTTTATCTTTTCTCTTTTGCAAACAGTATTCCCTTTTGCACTTTTTTTATGCAAGGTTGATAGATGAAGTGAGATATAGAATAATATGCATGATTAGGTCCTATTTCCTTTTAGATATTTTTCATATGTCTTTGATTAGATATAACTGCATAATTAATAATTAATCGGTCAAAGTGAAATGATATTAATTAATCATTTATTTTATTTATTAGATACAAGGAGAAAATTAACTTTTAAAGATCAATGTTTATTAATTAAACGTCGTGGACGACAAATTAGCAAATTCCCTTCTTATCATATACCATCCTATCTTTCACTTAACTTTTAAGAATTTGTTTTATTCACTTTATTTCAACATAAAATTTACAAGCATTTTATTATTAATACGTTTTTAATAAAGTAAATTCATTTCAAAATACAAATTCAATGTATTTTATATAAAGGAGTAAAATGATAAACTTACTTATAAAAATTAAAGTTTCACTATTTACTCTAACTGACGACAAATAAAGTGTTTTTCTACGATATAAGTAAAATGAAGGCCTCTAGAACTAGTTCTTAATTCTATAGGCTTTTTTAGTTCCTAAGAGAAAAAATGACCTTGATTTCCGTGCCTACATGTTCTTTGCTTTGTATGTGAATTTCTCCTTTATGAAGGCTGACAATATTTTTAGCAATGGCTAATCCCAGACCACTTCCTCCTGAATCCCGTTTGCGAGCTTTGTCTACTCGATAAAATCGTTCAAAGACATGAGGTTGATCCTCTTCTGGTATGCCGATTCCGTAATCTTTTATTTGAATAATTCCTTTATGTTGATTGCTTTCTAAAAAGACCTCAATTACATCGGTACTATACTTGATAGCATTATCTAAAAAGATAATGATCACTTGTTTTAACTTCAATTCATCTCCCTCGATGAAAACTGACTCAGAATTCTTATGCAGAATAATAGGCCGGTCATAAACTTGCTTAAACTGATCGATAAGGATTGTACAGAGAGAAACAAGATCAACTGGTTTCATATCAACAGATTCGGCGTCCTCTAATTCAGCTAAACTTAACAATGTTTTAGTTAAACTTTTCATTCTATTTGTTTCTAAATAAATTGCCTCGGTTGCTTCTTTGGCTATTTTTTCATCTTGTGTTCCATGCCTTCTAAGAATCGTAATAAAGCTGCTAATAATAGTTAAAGGTGTTTTCAATTCATGGGAAGCATCCGATATAAATTGTCTTTGCTTATTTGAATTTTCCTCAAGTTTGCCAATCATACGGTTAAATGTAGCTGCCATTTTGTACACTTCATCTTTTGTTTCAGTTTCCATGCTAATTCTTTTCAAGGTCCCACTTTGTTCAATATCCTCCATTGTGGAAATCATGGATACAATAGGCTTCATAATAATAGCTGATAACCATCTACCAGCTAGAAAAGAGATAAGAACAGAGATAGCCGTAACGGTCCCCATTATGGATAAGATAATGTCTTTGCGGCTTTCTAGTCCAGATAATCGTTCACTTATTTCTAACGTCCCTACTACTTTTTGATTTTGATAAATCGGTACATGAACTACCAAATTTTGATGTTCTTGAAAAGGTCTAAGTTCAAAGTCTTTTTCTGACGAAAAGGTGGGAGAGATTTTCTTAGCAAGAGTTTTATCGTTACTGACCTGATCAATAACCTTAGAGTCCGGCCCAACGATTCGAATAAAAGAGTGAGTAGACATGTAAGAGTTTAAAAGATTTTTGTCTAATGTTAAGGATTCGGAAATAGGATATTTCTTCAACATGGCATTAGCGTTTTTCGAAACCAAATGTGCTTCCATATTAACAGTCGTTTTCATAAATAAGAAAAATACAATAGCATTTACAATAAGTAAGCTAAGTAACAGAGAAACGGTAATGAACAGGTTAACTTTGGTAGTGATTTTCATGTTGATCCTTTCTTATCACATATCCTACTCCTCGGATGGTCTGGATTAAAGGGGATGTAGTATCTTCTTCTAGTTTCTTTCTTAAATGCCCGATGAACACATCCACCACATTCGTTTCCCCCTCATAATCATAGCCCCAGACGGTCAAAAGAATATTGTCCCTGCTTAGTACAATATTTTTATTTTTTAATAAATGAACAAGCAAATCATATTCTTTTGGTGTTAATATAATCTGCTTGTTTTGTCTAATTACATCTCTGGTTTCTAAATTCACAGATAAATCTTCTATTGATAAGTGAACATCTTTTTTTTTACTAACATCCTGAACGATAGCTCTATGACGAAGACTATTACGTACCCTAGCTAATACTTCCTCTATTTCAAATGGCTTGGTGATATAATCATTCGCCCCATGATCTAGCCCCATCACTTTATCTAACGTGGTGTCACGAGCTGTCAAAAGAATAATGGGCAAGTAGATGTCTTTTTTTCTAATTCTTCGAAGAACTTCAATTCCATTTAGACCTGGAAGCATAACGTCTAATAAAATCAAATCAATGCTACTATTTAAGGAAGCTTCAAGACCGGATTTTCCTTCGTGCTCAACAAGTACTTGGTATCCTTCATGCTCAAGTTCAATTTGAAGTGCTCGTGCAATCATTACTTCATCTTCAACAATTAAAATGCTTTTTTTCATTTATATTCTCCTCTTATATCTAATAAAATGAGATCTTTATATTCTAATTTATAATCAGTTATACGCTAATACCTTTCATTAGTCGAAAAATTTCAAGACATAAGACATTCAATCCTAGCCATACTCCACCAAATACATACCCAGCTGCTATATCACTTGGGTATTGTAAGCCGAGAAATAAACGGCTGATTGCAATAAGTAATAAAGTAAGAATGGCTGCTATTGGTGCTAATGTAGGAATCCATAACTTTTTAGAATGTCGAACCAGCATAAATACAGCAAATGCATAAATAACAAACGCCATTAATGACTGCTCACTTGGAAAGTTGGATGAAAGCTGTTTTATATTTGTTGTTTTAATGCTTGAATTCAATTGAAAATAAGAGCAATTTAAAAGACTAATTTCTTCTTTGCATTAAATGTAGCATTATTTATCAAAAAACCTACCATTTTCATCAATTTTTAATGTTATCTTTAATGTTTTTTTAATTACAAGCCCTAAACTTAAAACGTCCTATTTGAAAACGCTTCATGAGACTATTACTATTCGCTTTTCTAATCAATAGTTTAAGGAGTTGATAAAAAATCTATGTAACAGAAAGGGAAAAACATGGATATTTATGAATCGGTTGAGGAGATTAGTATGATCTAGGATTTTTATAAGTTTGCATTTAGCCTTGTAGAGTATTCACCTGATTGAGCAAATGAGTGAAAAAGTCAGATAAGACAGAATTCAAGAGATTTTCCCGTACAAGGATACTAAAGCAGGAGGAGTAAATATATGCTCAAAAAACTAGTAGAAGGAACCATGCAAAGAGCTATCTTAATGATCGTATGTGTCGTTATTATTTTAGCTTGGGGTGGTATATCAGCTTTTCAAATGCAAAGAGATTATCTCCCTGGCATCAATAATACAACACTTACTGTAAGCATGCGTCTACCTATGTATCAAGCTGAACAGGTAAAAAAATTGGTTACAGACAAGTTGGAAAGTGCCGTAAGAACGACAGATGGGTTACAAGATGTGGAAACGAGCTCATACGATGGTGGCTTATTTATGAGTCTCTATTTTCCGATGAATACGGATATGAAGCAAGCAGAAACCGATGTAAATAAAGCTTTATCTAATGCTGATATTCCACCAACCATTACATCAACGCCTCTTGTTACAGGGGTTACAACCAGTTCTTTTCCTATACTTACGTACAACTTAACGAGTGATAAGTTGGATGAAAACCAATTGAAATCAACTGTTCAACAAGATATCGTTCAGCAATTAAAAACCGTTCCTGGAGTATCTGATGTCTCCACATTTGGTGGAGCAAAAGATGGATATGTTTTAACAGTAAGAATGAAGGATTTATCGAAAAACAATCTAACGATGGATGACTTAAATAAAGCACTATCTTTATCCGTTCCATCATTACCTAAAGGTATTGTACTCCAAAATCAGCTATCGATCCCCGTTACCTTTGAGGGATGGAAACTCGATGAACAGCAAATGAAAAACATTAAAATTAAAAATGCGGACGGTAATTCCATCCCTCTTTCAGCAGTGGGAAGCATTTCACATGCGTTAAATGATGTGAAAACAGTTGCCAGAATAGATGGTAAACCAAGTGTTCAATTAAATGTCATTAAAACGCCTTCTGCCAATATTACAGACGTAGCCCAACATGTAAAAGAACGAGTACATGGACTGCAGCTTGTTAAAGATGGCTCTGTTTCATTAACACCGCAATTGGATCGTGAAAAAGAATTAAACGATTCGTTAAATGGTTTAATTCGAGAAGGCTTACTTGGTTGTTTATTCTCCATGGTT contains the following coding sequences:
- a CDS encoding HU family DNA-binding protein, with translation MKKAELIDAVATKSELTKQDTKKAVDALFETISNTLANEEKIQLIGFGTFEVRERAARTGRNPQTGEEMTIPASKVPAFKPGKELKEALK
- a CDS encoding IDEAL domain-containing protein, coding for MGNNALNGMDRVNPNLRDEMLAELFLDQMMNDFKRSKILEEIDHSLKNKDKETFLRLTKKLKSVS
- the brnQ gene encoding branched-chain amino acid transport system II carrier protein, producing MSDKVPFSFILVIGLMLFALFFGAGNLIFPPMLGQSAGINIWSANAGFLVTGVGLPLLGVLAFGFSGKDDVQSLASRVHPVFALVFTTVLYLAIGPLFSIPRAGTVSFEIGIKPFLAEDLDHIPLFIFTIIFFSITCFFSLNPVKTINIIGKFLTPIKLTFIGILVAMAFIHPIGDFQAPTKNYKIHSFFKGFQEGYLTMDALAAFVFGIIIINAIKEKGAKTKKHIMTICAKATGIAAIILITIYTALSYMGASSVEKLGHLDNGGTVLVKVSNYYFGAYGGILLGLMITVACLTTSVGLVASCSSFFHKLFPKVPYKILAISLCGFSAIVANIGLTQLIAISIPLLTAIYPLAIVLIFLTFFHPLFKGKTEVYQGSLLLTFIISLFDGLNTGGIHISSINSFFIRVLPMYKVGLGWIGPAIIGGLIGFSIVQVKILLNYSSSRLNK
- a CDS encoding response regulator transcription factor; this translates as MKKSILIVEDEVMIARALQIELEHEGYQVLVEHEGKSGLEASLNSSIDLILLDVMLPGLNGIEVLRRIRKKDIYLPIILLTARDTTLDKVMGLDHGANDYITKPFEIEEVLARVRNSLRHRAIVQDVSKKKDVHLSIEDLSVNLETRDVIRQNKQIILTPKEYDLLVHLLKNKNIVLSRDNILLTVWGYDYEGETNVVDVFIGHLRKKLEEDTTSPLIQTIRGVGYVIRKDQHENHYQS
- a CDS encoding phosphatase PAP2 family protein, with the translated sequence MAFVIYAFAVFMLVRHSKKLWIPTLAPIAAILTLLLIAISRLFLGLQYPSDIAAGYVFGGVWLGLNVLCLEIFRLMKGISV
- a CDS encoding sensor histidine kinase, producing MKITTKVNLFITVSLLLSLLIVNAIVFFLFMKTTVNMEAHLVSKNANAMLKKYPISESLTLDKNLLNSYMSTHSFIRIVGPDSKVIDQVSNDKTLAKKISPTFSSEKDFELRPFQEHQNLVVHVPIYQNQKVVGTLEISERLSGLESRKDIILSIMGTVTAISVLISFLAGRWLSAIIMKPIVSMISTMEDIEQSGTLKRISMETETKDEVYKMAATFNRMIGKLEENSNKQRQFISDASHELKTPLTIISSFITILRRHGTQDEKIAKEATEAIYLETNRMKSLTKTLLSLAELEDAESVDMKPVDLVSLCTILIDQFKQVYDRPIILHKNSESVFIEGDELKLKQVIIIFLDNAIKYSTDVIEVFLESNQHKGIIQIKDYGIGIPEEDQPHVFERFYRVDKARKRDSGGSGLGLAIAKNIVSLHKGEIHIQSKEHVGTEIKVIFSLRN
- a CDS encoding spore germination protein, with the translated sequence MMKGSELWVMINSNDRITTPQATVVVINFILGTGILTLPRTVAEQVKTPDVWLSVILGGIIAMIAGVIMVKLSQRFPEKTFYQYSQEIVGKWMGKLFSFFIIGYFLVLGGFHARSLAEVTGYLLLEGTPKWAIIMPFMWASLYLIRGGINPIARLFEIILPITVILFLLVAFMSIKIFEVDNLRPVLGSGITPVLKGIKTTALAFTGPEIMLLILAFMKEPNKAVKAVLIGTAIPLLLYVITVVMVIGAFSVDGVVTRTWPTLDLIRSYELTGLIFERFDSLLLVVWIMQMFTSFTVNHYAASLGLSQLFQKNIHPFMYGVLPVIYLISMIPKNINDVFKVGDMVGNAALVLFGFLPLLLLIISKVKGRKYETNL